Proteins co-encoded in one Arachis hypogaea cultivar Tifrunner chromosome 13, arahy.Tifrunner.gnm2.J5K5, whole genome shotgun sequence genomic window:
- the LOC112732590 gene encoding probable mediator of RNA polymerase II transcription subunit 26c isoform X4: MVREEYSTKFDGSSILKETDIGRHVNRLRKHSSNDVRRLVKLLVRKWKEIVVEWVRLNQPGGTASLMADGDSPPLKTTQNGHHRIPDFAYSPNPHNEWKFWV, encoded by the exons ATG GTCCGTGAAGAATATAGTACTAAATTTGATGGATCTTCTATTTTGAAg GAGACTGACATTGGGAGGCACGTGAATCGGTTGCGGAAGCATTCCTCCAATGACGTTCGCAGATTGGTGAAGCTACTTGTGAG GAAGTGGAAGGAAATTGTGGTTGAGTGGGTGAGGTTGAATCAACCGGGTGGAACAGCCTCTCTCATGG CTGATGGTGACTCTCCACCGCTGAAAACCACCCAAAACGGGCATCATCGg aTTCCTGATTTTGCATACTCGCCAAATCCACACAATGA ATGGAAGTTCTGGGTCTGA
- the LOC112732590 gene encoding probable mediator of RNA polymerase II transcription subunit 26c isoform X2 — protein sequence MVREEYSTKFDGSSILKETDIGRHVNRLRKHSSNDVRRLVKLLVRKWKEIVVEWVRLNQPGGTASLMADGDSPPLKTTQNGHHRVFLGPFFIFIFYIMVKFKALFGVINILF from the exons ATG GTCCGTGAAGAATATAGTACTAAATTTGATGGATCTTCTATTTTGAAg GAGACTGACATTGGGAGGCACGTGAATCGGTTGCGGAAGCATTCCTCCAATGACGTTCGCAGATTGGTGAAGCTACTTGTGAG GAAGTGGAAGGAAATTGTGGTTGAGTGGGTGAGGTTGAATCAACCGGGTGGAACAGCCTCTCTCATGG CTGATGGTGACTCTCCACCGCTGAAAACCACCCAAAACGGGCATCATCGggtctttcttggacctttttttatttttattttttatatcatggTAAAGTTTAAGGCCCTGTTTGGTGttattaatattctattttaa
- the LOC112732590 gene encoding probable mediator of RNA polymerase II transcription subunit 26c isoform X3 translates to MTWKVREEYSTKFDGSSILKETDIGRHVNRLRKHSSNDVRRLVKLLVRKWKEIVVEWVRLNQPGGTASLMADGDSPPLKTTQNGHHRIPDFAYSPNPHNEWKFWV, encoded by the exons ATGACTTGGAAGGTCCGTGAAGAATATAGTACTAAATTTGATGGATCTTCTATTTTGAAg GAGACTGACATTGGGAGGCACGTGAATCGGTTGCGGAAGCATTCCTCCAATGACGTTCGCAGATTGGTGAAGCTACTTGTGAG GAAGTGGAAGGAAATTGTGGTTGAGTGGGTGAGGTTGAATCAACCGGGTGGAACAGCCTCTCTCATGG CTGATGGTGACTCTCCACCGCTGAAAACCACCCAAAACGGGCATCATCGg aTTCCTGATTTTGCATACTCGCCAAATCCACACAATGA ATGGAAGTTCTGGGTCTGA
- the LOC112732590 gene encoding probable mediator of RNA polymerase II transcription subunit 26c isoform X1, with protein MTWKVREEYSTKFDGSSILKETDIGRHVNRLRKHSSNDVRRLVKLLVRKWKEIVVEWVRLNQPGGTASLMADGDSPPLKTTQNGHHRVFLGPFFIFIFYIMVKFKALFGVINILF; from the exons ATGACTTGGAAGGTCCGTGAAGAATATAGTACTAAATTTGATGGATCTTCTATTTTGAAg GAGACTGACATTGGGAGGCACGTGAATCGGTTGCGGAAGCATTCCTCCAATGACGTTCGCAGATTGGTGAAGCTACTTGTGAG GAAGTGGAAGGAAATTGTGGTTGAGTGGGTGAGGTTGAATCAACCGGGTGGAACAGCCTCTCTCATGG CTGATGGTGACTCTCCACCGCTGAAAACCACCCAAAACGGGCATCATCGggtctttcttggacctttttttatttttattttttatatcatggTAAAGTTTAAGGCCCTGTTTGGTGttattaatattctattttaa
- the LOC112732590 gene encoding probable mediator of RNA polymerase II transcription subunit 26c isoform X7: MLFQALKETDIGRHVNRLRKHSSNDVRRLVKLLVRKWKEIVVEWVRLNQPGGTASLMADGDSPPLKTTQNGHHRIPDFAYSPNPHNEWKFWV, translated from the exons ATGTTGTTCCAAGCGTTGAAG GAGACTGACATTGGGAGGCACGTGAATCGGTTGCGGAAGCATTCCTCCAATGACGTTCGCAGATTGGTGAAGCTACTTGTGAG GAAGTGGAAGGAAATTGTGGTTGAGTGGGTGAGGTTGAATCAACCGGGTGGAACAGCCTCTCTCATGG CTGATGGTGACTCTCCACCGCTGAAAACCACCCAAAACGGGCATCATCGg aTTCCTGATTTTGCATACTCGCCAAATCCACACAATGA ATGGAAGTTCTGGGTCTGA
- the LOC112732590 gene encoding probable mediator of RNA polymerase II transcription subunit 26c isoform X5, with the protein MLFQALKETDIGRHVNRLRKHSSNDVRRLVKLLVRKWKEIVVEWVRLNQPGGTASLMADGDSPPLKTTQNGHHRVFLGPFFIFIFYIMVKFKALFGVINILF; encoded by the exons ATGTTGTTCCAAGCGTTGAAG GAGACTGACATTGGGAGGCACGTGAATCGGTTGCGGAAGCATTCCTCCAATGACGTTCGCAGATTGGTGAAGCTACTTGTGAG GAAGTGGAAGGAAATTGTGGTTGAGTGGGTGAGGTTGAATCAACCGGGTGGAACAGCCTCTCTCATGG CTGATGGTGACTCTCCACCGCTGAAAACCACCCAAAACGGGCATCATCGggtctttcttggacctttttttatttttattttttatatcatggTAAAGTTTAAGGCCCTGTTTGGTGttattaatattctattttaa
- the LOC112732590 gene encoding probable mediator of RNA polymerase II transcription subunit 26c isoform X6 — MVFGFSLQETDIGRHVNRLRKHSSNDVRRLVKLLVRKWKEIVVEWVRLNQPGGTASLMADGDSPPLKTTQNGHHRIPDFAYSPNPHNEWKFWV; from the exons ATGGTGTTTGGTTTTTCCTTGCAGGAGACTGACATTGGGAGGCACGTGAATCGGTTGCGGAAGCATTCCTCCAATGACGTTCGCAGATTGGTGAAGCTACTTGTGAG GAAGTGGAAGGAAATTGTGGTTGAGTGGGTGAGGTTGAATCAACCGGGTGGAACAGCCTCTCTCATGG CTGATGGTGACTCTCCACCGCTGAAAACCACCCAAAACGGGCATCATCGg aTTCCTGATTTTGCATACTCGCCAAATCCACACAATGA ATGGAAGTTCTGGGTCTGA
- the LOC112732591 gene encoding G-patch domain-containing protein 1 isoform X2 — MAAPESPVCYVGVARQSAAFRLMKQMGWEEGEGLGKEKQGIKGYVRVQNKQDTIGIGLEKPNNWAFDTTQFDNILKRLKVQAPQVEDSEERKPNVRTKTSVPFDDEDSVSKATRPQGRYKRRERGKLVSEYSLKDLEGILVKKGEVSDVDDELDLLKASEIQNVKEPAYPSIPPEWWGYKYGFVSGGFLGAELKKRKFLTSEGAKNRMERTAFHEEDQENLYNLVQDKSTTGKQGLGIKDRPKKVAGCYYQGKKTSFDNSDDEGSNDTDSLEKQTHNNLVKVEKVVESKVKLKKLCKQLLRTVPGESLKLKQLKALIDEHSSSVLSNFSSKKEAIAYLKQKLTGSRKFCIEGKRVRLAS, encoded by the exons ATGGCGGCACCTGAATCCCCTGTCTGCTATGTCGGTGTCGCCAGGCAATCCGCTGCTTTTCGCCTCATGAAGCAAATG gGATGGGAAGAAGGTGAAGGCCTTGGCAAAGAGAAGCAGGGAATCAAAGGCTATGTCCGTGTTCAAAACAAGCAAGACACTATTG GAATTGGCTTAGAGAAGCCAAACAATTGGGCTTTTGACACTACTCAGTTTGATAATATCCTCAAAAGGTTGAAAGTG CAAGCTCCACAAGTTGAAGACTCAG AGGAAAGAAAACCTAATGTGCGAACCAAGACTAGTGTACCTTTTGATGATGAGGACTCTGTCTCCAAAGCTACCAGACCACAAGGAAG ATacaagagaagagagagggggaaGCTCGTCTCTGAATATTCCTTAAAGGATCTTGAAGGAATTCTT GTTAAAAAGGGTGAAGTATCTGACGTTGATGATGAACTGGACTTGTTAAAGGCATCTGAAATTCAAAATGTTAAAG AACCTGCTTATCCAAGCATTCCTCCAGAGTGGTGGGGCTATAAGTATGGGTTTGTTTCTGGTGGATTTCTTGGGGCAGAATTAAAGAAGAGAAAATTCCTTACATCTGAAGGTGCTAAAAACAGGATGGAGAGAACTGCATTTCATGAAGAAGATCAAGAAAATCTCTACAACCTAGTCCAA GACAAATCCACCACCGGAAAGCAAGGACTAGGCATAAAGGACAGGCCCAAAAAAGTAGCTGGCTGCTATTATCAGGGTAAAAAGACATCATTTGATAATAGTGATGATGAAGGATCTAATGATACTGATTCTTTGGaaaaacaaacacacaacaatttAGTCAAAGTAGAAAAGGTTGTTGAATCCAAAGTGAAGCTGAAGAAGTTGTGTAAACAACTTTTACGAACG GTGCCTGGAGAATCATTGAAACTGAAACAGCTCAAAGCCCTTATTGATGAGCATTCATCTTCGGTTTTGTCCAACTTTTCATCGAAAAAAGAGGCTATTGCTTACCTGAAACAAAAG CTTACAGGGAGTCGGAAGTTTTGTATTGAAGGGAAAAGAGTTCGATTGGCATCTTAA
- the LOC112732591 gene encoding G-patch domain-containing protein 1 isoform X1, translating into MAAPESPVCYVGVARQSAAFRLMKQMGWEEGEGLGKEKQGIKGYVRVQNKQDTIGIGLEKPNNWAFDTTQFDNILKRLKVQAPQVEDSGIEERKPNVRTKTSVPFDDEDSVSKATRPQGRYKRRERGKLVSEYSLKDLEGILVKKGEVSDVDDELDLLKASEIQNVKEPAYPSIPPEWWGYKYGFVSGGFLGAELKKRKFLTSEGAKNRMERTAFHEEDQENLYNLVQDKSTTGKQGLGIKDRPKKVAGCYYQGKKTSFDNSDDEGSNDTDSLEKQTHNNLVKVEKVVESKVKLKKLCKQLLRTVPGESLKLKQLKALIDEHSSSVLSNFSSKKEAIAYLKQKLTGSRKFCIEGKRVRLAS; encoded by the exons ATGGCGGCACCTGAATCCCCTGTCTGCTATGTCGGTGTCGCCAGGCAATCCGCTGCTTTTCGCCTCATGAAGCAAATG gGATGGGAAGAAGGTGAAGGCCTTGGCAAAGAGAAGCAGGGAATCAAAGGCTATGTCCGTGTTCAAAACAAGCAAGACACTATTG GAATTGGCTTAGAGAAGCCAAACAATTGGGCTTTTGACACTACTCAGTTTGATAATATCCTCAAAAGGTTGAAAGTG CAAGCTCCACAAGTTGAAGACTCAG GAATAGAGGAAAGAAAACCTAATGTGCGAACCAAGACTAGTGTACCTTTTGATGATGAGGACTCTGTCTCCAAAGCTACCAGACCACAAGGAAG ATacaagagaagagagagggggaaGCTCGTCTCTGAATATTCCTTAAAGGATCTTGAAGGAATTCTT GTTAAAAAGGGTGAAGTATCTGACGTTGATGATGAACTGGACTTGTTAAAGGCATCTGAAATTCAAAATGTTAAAG AACCTGCTTATCCAAGCATTCCTCCAGAGTGGTGGGGCTATAAGTATGGGTTTGTTTCTGGTGGATTTCTTGGGGCAGAATTAAAGAAGAGAAAATTCCTTACATCTGAAGGTGCTAAAAACAGGATGGAGAGAACTGCATTTCATGAAGAAGATCAAGAAAATCTCTACAACCTAGTCCAA GACAAATCCACCACCGGAAAGCAAGGACTAGGCATAAAGGACAGGCCCAAAAAAGTAGCTGGCTGCTATTATCAGGGTAAAAAGACATCATTTGATAATAGTGATGATGAAGGATCTAATGATACTGATTCTTTGGaaaaacaaacacacaacaatttAGTCAAAGTAGAAAAGGTTGTTGAATCCAAAGTGAAGCTGAAGAAGTTGTGTAAACAACTTTTACGAACG GTGCCTGGAGAATCATTGAAACTGAAACAGCTCAAAGCCCTTATTGATGAGCATTCATCTTCGGTTTTGTCCAACTTTTCATCGAAAAAAGAGGCTATTGCTTACCTGAAACAAAAG CTTACAGGGAGTCGGAAGTTTTGTATTGAAGGGAAAAGAGTTCGATTGGCATCTTAA